A part of Octopus sinensis linkage group LG7, ASM634580v1, whole genome shotgun sequence genomic DNA contains:
- the LOC115214382 gene encoding glycine-rich protein 23-like, with product MEILAGSNSVRRSGNDPTRCGACESGIGGGVSVGGSGNISESSGGSGDSILVAVGLFVVAMVVVVLVVSEVGGSGGIADIIDVGVGCSESICVGVCGVGGIDVNNDIGNNRTSDGLDAGGGGLRGGGSFSGGGVGVSGGYINVSVV from the coding sequence atggaAATATTAGCGGGTAGTAACAGTGTTAGACGTAGTGGTAATGATCCTACTCGATGTGGTGCTTGTGAAAGTGGTATtggcggtggtgttagtgttggCGGTAGTGGTAATATCAGTGAgagtagtggtggtagcggtgatagTATATTAGTGGCGGTGGGTTTGTTTGTAGTGGCgatggttgtagtagtattagtggttagTGAAGTTGGCGGTAGTGGTGGCATTGCTGATAttattgatgttggtgttggttgcAGTGAATCTATTTGCgttggtgtttgtggtgttggtggtatcgATGTAAATAATGACATTGGTAATAACAGAACTAGCGATGGTTTAGATGCTGGTGGTGGAGGTCTTCGAGGTGGTGGAAGTTTtagcggcggtggtgttggtgttagtggtggttatATTAATGTTTCTGTTGTTTAG